The sequence cacctataaatgattttaaacaACTTTTCGAAGACTTATCACTATAAATTATGAGATACAttttaatgatgatttttattatcttatgaAATATTGCATGTATTGTCATGTTTCATCTGCTTCATCTCTTCTTGTccatttgaaacaaaatttatttatcaaatgtatCTTAAATCAATCGAGTTTAAGATTTATTTGTTGTCTTAgtttttatctttgtttttatttttttatacccTCGGAGATTGAAGCTTCCAAAAGGGGATATTAGTGGTACAAAAAGTCTACtagatatgaaataattttcaacataGAGTAAAATATAGTTTCTAAGCCTCGTGAGAAACAACAATTTTCTAACTTTTAGGATAATTCAAACCAAGCCTAAAAAGTAACTTCATCTCAAAATTCTCATATCAAGACCTATTTAAGAGTAAAGTGTAGTTGATATGTAGCACTTATTTCAATGATACTTGCTCTtaaatatttagatataaaaCACAAAGTGATTtgaaaatgtgttttaaaacttTGCCCATCCatatggagaaaagaaaaagtatataatgggtttttaatatgatttttaaaatatgctaAATACCTCACTCTTGGGAAAGAGAAATCACAAATCAATCTATTTCAagcattaaaaaacactttaaccCATGTAGAATCACTCTTTACATGCGCATTTGAactaaattttgttatatttctcttttttgaGAAATCAAAGAAGCCATTCAAGACTTTTGTATAGTTtgctaattatatatatatatatttcctccCCTTTGtttagaagaaaaggaagatttGAACAAAATCAATGATATGGAAGCAATTTGAgcaaatggaaagaaaaaaaaaaccaataataaatgACTTTCTTCAAGTTAGCTTATGATATTTAGAGAGTTTGTTGAGCTTCTTATCACTCAATATCACTATCCTTTTTTACATCATCTGCTAAATTTGTGATATCTTATATTAGAATTGGGAAATTTTATGACtcaaatatttaagattttgttatttattaccTATGTCTACTACTTAATCATAATATTGTCACTCattcttactaaaaaaatttcaagaaactGAAGAAATAGAGGGGAAGATGAGGAAAAAATAGATGTAAAAATGGAAAGAACTTTCAAaacaaaggaaattaaataGAAACAAGAGGGATCCCCAGGAgatccttttcttccctttgttCCGAAGACAATGAGGATTTAGACAAAATCATTGAAATAGACGAAATCCTCAGCTATAAGTCAATTCCCTCATAACATAATGGGGCATGGTTGTGCTTGAGCCGAGAGTGTCATCAATACCATCGCACCACAACTAGAATTATGTGCCTTTATGACACAATTAATTTTGTATCATTTGTGTATATAACTAGAATTTTCACATCATAGTTCTAAAATCATACCTTATGACTCCTTTAATCCAAATATGCAATCTCCTCACCATGATATTTTTACCATCTCTTTTCTTTGCACATTCACAACAATCTGATGacgagaaataaaaaatgaaatgaaatgaaatgaaatcaaattaactGGTTTTAAATATTCTACATGAAAACATAGCGCCATTCCCCAATATCACATGATCTTATTGTATAGTCTAGCTACTTCTCAAAGTACTTAATTTACAAAGTATTCTTTTTTTGTATAGATCAATGGACTAATTAAAAGGAAGCATAAACTTGCATCTGGCTCAAGATATGCTCGAAGTTATCAGTAGATTTCTCGATCTGATGCGAATGCATGCCTTCATAAGTTGTGACCACGATTCCTTCGTCTTTTGATAGGCGTTGAACCTGCTTCTTCACGTTGCACCCTTGGTGTGTACACCGATAATAGCTTCTGCAGAACATGAGCTTAAATTACTATTGTCACACCAAATCTTTGGATCCCAAATCTACAAGACAAGGTAGTACTTAATTGGACTTGTTTTTCAGCCTTTCAGCTGCAATGATCTCATATCTTACTATAATGGGAATTAATATTTCCGGATTTTAATTAACACGATGAATAATTTCTATGGATTTTGATGCTAACTTAGCAATTAGCAATGCAAATCCAAGCCATTTTCCACAAAATCCTACAGTCGAACCTCCAATATTAATTGATATCGTTGTCTTTCCATTAGTAGATCAGAATGAAAGCATGATAACTTGGTGATTGGGTCATGAGAAATGAAAAACATTAGTCATTTACATGAATATTAGTTTACAAATTTAAAGAACTGTTATTGTATGCTTTTTCTGGCTTTGATTAGCATGACTGATTTGAATTCATTTCAAGTGGGCTTCCTAACAAATTTGAGTTCAATCAAATGATCAAAAATTTTGATCTTCATTGGCTCCATGTGACAATAAGAGGAGTAAAATACCTTGGAAACCTGTTgtttttgacagctttttgccCATACTTCCTCCATCTGTAACCGTCATCAAGAATATCTACTTGGCTCCTGGTTTGAAAAGCATATCGGGGCTTTCTAATCTTCTTCTCTCCCTTCTTCTTGCCGGAGGACTTGACTTCGCCGTCATCGGAGCCAAAAAGGCCTTTGGCCTGGAGAGAATCGACATTAGTGATGTCTGAGGCGGGAACTTCCATTGAAGCAGCTGTTGCGGTGGTGCCACTCATCAAACCAAGGAAATCACTGGGCTTGTGGGTTTGGAAGTCATGATGGGAACTGTTGTTGACCATggagagaaaagagaaaggagagGGAGAAGAAGTTGAAGGTGGGCACGGAAAGAGAGTGGAGAAGCTATCCATGGATAGAAAATTAACAGatggaggagaagaagaagaaatagaaatggAAGAGTTTGAGATGTGTGGGTGATTATAAAA is a genomic window of Vitis riparia cultivar Riparia Gloire de Montpellier isolate 1030 chromosome 1, EGFV_Vit.rip_1.0, whole genome shotgun sequence containing:
- the LOC117905848 gene encoding probable WRKY transcription factor 75, which produces MDSFSTLFPCPPSTSSPSPFSFLSMVNNSSHHDFQTHKPSDFLGLMSGTTATAASMEVPASDITNVDSLQAKGLFGSDDGEVKSSGKKKGEKKIRKPRYAFQTRSQVDILDDGYRWRKYGQKAVKNNRFPRSYYRCTHQGCNVKKQVQRLSKDEGIVVTTYEGMHSHQIEKSTDNFEHILSQMQVYASF